From the genome of Alosa sapidissima isolate fAloSap1 chromosome 14, fAloSap1.pri, whole genome shotgun sequence, one region includes:
- the LOC121682409 gene encoding uncharacterized protein DDB_G0271670-like — protein MNDPARQHTPRTLARRVLPVRPPASALLSALSQGCQGQEAYATKSLSSSNSSSSSSSSSSRSSSSSSNSSSSSSSSSSSSSSNSSSSSSSSSSSRSSSSSSTNSSSSSSSSSSNSSSSSSSSSNSSSSSSSSSRSSSSSSTNSSSSSSSSSSNSSSSSSSSSSS, from the exons ATGAATGACCCTGCCCGCCAGCACACCCCCAGGACACTGGCTCGCAGAGTCCTCCCGGTACGGCcccctgcctctgctctgctaagTGCTCTGTCACAGGGCTGCCAGGGGCAGGAGGCATATGCCACCAAATCCCTG agcagcagcaacagtagcagtagcagcagcagcagcagtagcaggagcagcagtagcagtagcaacagtagcagtagcagcagcagcagcagcagtagcagtagtagcaacagtagcagcagcagcagcagcagcagcagtagcaggagcagtagtagcagcagtaccaacagtagcagtagcagcagcagcagtagtagcaacagtagcagcagcagcagcagcagtagcaacagtagcagcagcagcagcagcagtagcaggagcagtagtagcagcagtaccaacagtagcagtagcagcagcagcagcagtagcaacagtagcagtagtagcagcagtagcagcagcagc